DNA sequence from the Capsicum annuum cultivar UCD-10X-F1 unplaced genomic scaffold, UCD10Xv1.1 ctg49319, whole genome shotgun sequence genome:
TCTGAAGAAGAAGATGGGTCACTTGAACTTATCTGGACAAACCACTTTTCCTCTCTTGCTTTTATCAAACAAAAGTCATGCACAAGAGCATGAAGTTGGCAACTCGAGTAATCACCTATCTCATTGAAAGCAATTACCAAGCTACTGGAAAttaatttatccaaataaattccCATCTCTTCTTCCAAACTCTTCATCTCTGTTTGTTCAACAATCCCTTCAGCACGCCAATACATTTTCAACATAACTCTATCCATTGCAGTGTCCTTTGGAAAAGATGCAAGGTAGAGAATGCGTGGCTTCATGTGATGAGGTAAATGGTCATAACTTAATTCTataactttcatcacatccacttcACTGCCGAAAATAAAAGAATTCAAATTATTTCGAACTTCAATCCACACAGCCTTTTTCTTTTCCAAACCTGCAATGACTCCAGCAATCAGATCAGCCACCAACGGAAGCCCTTAACAATTTTGGGCTATTTCTTTTCCAACATCCAATAGTTCATCAGGGAAACTCTCTTTTCCAAATGCCCTTTTCTCTAATAACTCCCAACTTTCTTCTGGTCTTAGCAATCAAAGGTTAAGAGGATCAGTGTTTCCCTTTCCATGAAAATCCACTTCCTTTTGTCGAGTAGTCAAAATAATTCTACTTCCTTTCTCAGCTTCAGGGAAAGGTCTTGTTAGATCATTCCATGTAGTAGTATCCCACATGTCATCTAACACAATTAGATATCTCTTTCCATATAATTGTTTCCTCAGCTTTTCGGCAACATCAATATCCTCACTGGACTTCAAATCCGAACCAGTAACTTGATTGAAAAGTTTCACCAGTCACTTCTTCTCGACTGTGCACCATGCACGAATGTCGAAATGACTACAAACTGATTCATCATTGTATACTTTGTATGCCAAAGTAGTTTTGCCCGAACCCGGCATACCAGTGATTGAGATGACATCTAGATCTTTCGGTCCACTGGTGAGCTTACTAATTAACCAGTTTGTCTCCTCCTTAAAACCTACAATTATTTTACCAGTTGTCAATGGTTTTCTTTCAACTGGATTCTTAGGAGTGAATACAACAACGAGGCTATTGTTCTTCAGAATCTCCTCAGGTAAATTCGAGACTTCTTTTCTGATAAGCTTGATCTTTCTTATGGTAATGGGAAGTGAGAAAAT
Encoded proteins:
- the LOC124892653 gene encoding putative late blight resistance protein homolog R1A-10; translated protein: KIKLIRKEVSNLPEEILKNNSLVVVFTPKNPVERKPLTTGKIIVGFKEETNWLISKLTSGPKDLDVISITGMPGSGKTTLAYKVYNDESSSEDIDVAEKLRKQLYGKRYLIVLDDMWDTTTWNDLTRPFPEAEKGSLEKKKAVWIEVRNNLNSFIFGSEVDVMKVIELSYDHLPHHMKPRILYLASFPKDTAMDRVMLKMYWRAEGIVEQTEMKSLEEEMGIYLDKLISSSLVIAFNEIGDYSSCQLHALVHDFCLIKAREEKWFVQISSSDPSSSSDLMASIVIINYDKEHFKPNNFVLLNSIKKRHSGKHLCSSAITGDKIEDRLPDACHLRDLRLLRVLDLSPSFMM